The nucleotide sequence GGCACAAGCCACCTATCTGCTCTGTTCCAAACAAGCGGGGTGGCCACTAGATATCTCCATCACCGCGATCCTTGTTCTCGCGGCAGTCATGGCCAGCACGCTTGCCGCCGGAACGATCGCCGGCCGCCGCCAGGCCCGCATGTAGACCCGGAGCTCACTTCCAGCGGAAGTGGACGAAGAGGCGGCCGAAGTTCTTCGAGTCCTTCTCGACGCGGTGGTAGAGCTGCTTCACGTCCTTCTGGTCGAGGAAGCGCAGCACCTTCTTCTTCAGCTGGCCGGAGCCCTTCCCCGGGATGATCTCCACCATGCTGGCCTTCTTCGCCACGGCCTCGTTCATGATGTCCCGCAGGGCACGGTCGATCTCGTAGCCCTTGTTGTAGATCTCGTGGAGATCGAGCTTGAGCTTCACCGGACCATCCTAGGTACGCCGAAG is from Micromonospora terminaliae and encodes:
- a CDS encoding Smr/MutS family protein, coding for MKLKLDLHEIYNKGYEIDRALRDIMNEAVAKKASMVEIIPGKGSGQLKKKVLRFLDQKDVKQLYHRVEKDSKNFGRLFVHFRWK